In a single window of the Verrucomicrobiota bacterium genome:
- a CDS encoding type II/IV secretion system protein yields MSPIPIPDAQSQELLERMIAARQLSASDALNFAKSGAGGSSVSEEAVLRWLAKEYGVAFTSLEDIEPDKQVLSLFPARLLLKEEILPLRRTNGSVEVATSRLFATQGLDALKTVTGLKLKPVLAPSEIIQREMKKRLGVGADTLGTLAEESGLQVVEDVHDDTDLDSAAEDASIIRFVNQFLRDAVELRASDIHLEPFEDELRIRYRIDGVLQEVPVPPQIKRFQPAIVSRVKILAHLNIAEKRLPQDGRIKIRLDDAEIDIRVSVIPMLHGEAVVMRLLRQNSTLRGMKDLGLDLRELKCFNHVLQMPHGIILVTGPTGSGKTSTLYTALNEINDLERKIITIEDPIEYQLKGINQIQVNEKSGLTFARGLRSILRHDPDVVLIGEIRDAETAQIAVQASLTGHLVFSTLHTNDAPGACTRLVDMGVEPYLVASSLEAVLAQRLVRVLCKHCTQPDASPTAAAFKAKVGIPADITIFKSVGCRECRNTGFHGRRAIFEWMDSSNEIRQLILASASTDQIRDAALRDGMRTLAQDGWRLVRAGVTTVEEVLSVTTAKEVSRTTMDSKSDGEDTASLASIAVARH; encoded by the coding sequence ATGAGCCCCATCCCGATTCCGGACGCCCAGTCCCAGGAGTTGCTGGAGCGGATGATCGCCGCCCGGCAGCTTTCCGCATCGGACGCCCTCAACTTCGCAAAGTCCGGCGCAGGCGGCTCCTCGGTTTCCGAGGAAGCCGTCCTGCGCTGGCTCGCGAAAGAATACGGCGTCGCATTCACCTCGCTCGAAGACATCGAGCCCGACAAGCAGGTCCTCTCCCTGTTCCCCGCGCGGCTGCTGTTGAAGGAGGAAATCCTCCCGCTCCGCCGCACGAATGGCTCCGTCGAGGTGGCCACGAGCCGCCTCTTTGCCACGCAGGGGCTCGACGCCCTCAAGACCGTCACCGGCCTCAAGCTCAAGCCCGTTCTCGCGCCAAGCGAAATCATCCAGCGCGAGATGAAGAAACGCCTCGGCGTCGGCGCCGACACGCTCGGCACGCTTGCCGAGGAATCCGGTTTGCAAGTCGTCGAGGACGTCCACGACGACACCGACCTCGATTCCGCCGCCGAAGACGCCTCGATCATCCGCTTCGTCAACCAGTTCCTCCGCGACGCGGTGGAACTGCGCGCGTCGGACATCCACCTCGAACCGTTCGAGGACGAGTTGCGCATCCGCTACCGCATTGACGGCGTGTTGCAGGAAGTCCCGGTGCCGCCGCAGATCAAGCGCTTCCAGCCCGCGATCGTTTCGCGCGTCAAGATTCTCGCCCACCTCAACATCGCCGAGAAGCGTCTCCCGCAGGACGGCCGCATCAAGATTCGCCTCGACGACGCCGAGATCGACATCCGCGTCAGCGTCATTCCGATGTTGCACGGCGAGGCGGTCGTCATGCGTCTCCTTCGCCAGAACTCCACGTTGCGCGGAATGAAGGATCTCGGGCTCGATCTGCGCGAGCTCAAGTGCTTCAACCACGTCCTGCAGATGCCGCACGGCATCATCCTCGTGACCGGCCCGACGGGCAGCGGCAAGACCTCCACGCTTTACACCGCGCTCAATGAGATCAACGACCTGGAGCGCAAGATCATCACCATCGAGGACCCGATCGAGTATCAGCTCAAGGGCATCAACCAGATTCAGGTCAACGAAAAGTCCGGCCTCACCTTCGCGCGCGGGCTGCGCTCCATCCTCCGCCACGACCCGGATGTCGTGCTCATCGGCGAAATCCGAGATGCCGAGACCGCGCAGATTGCGGTGCAGGCGTCGCTGACCGGTCACCTCGTCTTCTCCACGCTGCACACGAACGACGCGCCCGGCGCGTGCACACGGCTCGTGGACATGGGCGTCGAGCCGTATCTCGTCGCCTCGTCGCTCGAAGCCGTGCTCGCGCAACGCCTCGTCCGGGTGCTGTGCAAACACTGCACGCAGCCCGACGCCTCGCCGACCGCCGCCGCGTTCAAGGCCAAGGTCGGCATCCCGGCCGACATCACCATCTTCAAATCCGTCGGTTGCCGCGAGTGCCGCAACACCGGGTTCCACGGCCGCCGCGCGATCTTCGAGTGGATGGATTCGAGCAACGAAATCCGGCAGCTCATCCTCGCCAGCGCCTCGACCGACCAGATTCGCGACGCGGCACTGCGCGACGGCATGCGCACGCTCGCGCAGGACGGCTGGCGGCTCGTGCGCGCGGGCGTGACCACCGTCGAGGAAGTGCTGAGCGTGACGACCGCCAAGGAAGTCTCGCGCACGACAATGGACAGCAAAAGCGACGGTGAAGACACCGCGAGCCTGGCGAGCATCGCCGTGGCGCGCCACTGA
- a CDS encoding nucleotidyltransferase family protein, with protein MQVLVLAAGYATRLYPLTLTRPKPLLPVAGKPMIDHVMDNLAPIGGIDRVHVVTNAKFAGQFQDWADGYSARARLPFTIINDGSTDDSNKLGAIGDLHLVLRQEKVDDDLIVVAGDNLFSEPLNGFGDLIRARRAPVLGIRDVGSLEQAKKYGVVAVDGAGVITQFVEKPEKPPSTLISVALYYYPRAVLPLIHQYVADGNNPDQPGRLVQWLYPRQPVYTWPVPGLWFDIGSKETLEEADRVFSLR; from the coding sequence ATGCAAGTCCTCGTCCTCGCCGCCGGTTACGCCACGCGCCTCTATCCGCTCACGCTCACCCGCCCCAAGCCGCTGCTGCCCGTCGCCGGCAAGCCGATGATCGACCACGTGATGGACAATCTCGCGCCCATCGGCGGCATTGACCGCGTCCATGTCGTCACCAACGCGAAGTTCGCCGGGCAGTTTCAGGATTGGGCCGACGGCTATTCCGCGCGCGCGAGGCTCCCCTTCACCATTATCAACGACGGCTCGACCGACGACTCCAACAAGCTCGGCGCCATCGGCGACCTGCACCTGGTGTTGCGGCAGGAGAAGGTTGATGACGACCTCATCGTCGTCGCCGGCGACAACCTCTTCAGCGAGCCGCTCAACGGCTTCGGCGACCTCATCCGCGCGCGCCGCGCGCCCGTGCTCGGCATCCGCGACGTGGGCAGCCTCGAGCAGGCGAAGAAATACGGCGTGGTCGCGGTGGACGGCGCGGGCGTGATCACACAGTTTGTCGAGAAGCCGGAGAAGCCGCCGAGCACGCTCATCAGCGTCGCGCTCTATTATTATCCGCGCGCGGTGCTGCCGCTCATCCACCAATACGTCGCGGACGGCAACAACCCCGACCAGCCGGGACGCCTGGTGCAATGGCTGTATCCGCGCCAGCCGGTTTACACGTGGCCGGTGCCGGGGCTGTGGTTCGACATCGGGTCGAAGGAAACCCTCGAGGAAGCGGACCGCGTGTTCTCGCTGCGGTAA
- a CDS encoding ThuA domain-containing protein, with amino-acid sequence MNTLPSLLALALALPSALTAAPAKVLFISGSPSHGVLQHEHRAGFMLFQKCLATTAGIVTELHTNGWVQDEKAFENAAAIVLYSSGGGGLPFLRDNRLEKIGALMQKGVGFGCIHYAVEPTREKGQKEWLDWIGGAFEAHWSVNPHWDADFKELPRHPVTRGVKPFKTNDEWYFHMRFREGMKDVTPILTALAPATTMNRTDGTHSGNPAVREAVKNGAPQHVMWAATRPDGGRGFGFTGGHNHLGWRNDDQRKLVLNAILWLAKVEVPANGVESKVTEEDMMANLDPKGGARPKAAAKKEEPKKDDAKK; translated from the coding sequence ATGAACACACTGCCGTCACTTCTCGCCCTCGCCCTCGCGCTGCCCTCCGCGCTCACCGCCGCGCCCGCGAAGGTCCTGTTCATCTCCGGCTCTCCCAGCCACGGCGTGCTGCAACACGAGCACCGCGCGGGGTTCATGCTCTTCCAGAAATGCCTCGCGACCACGGCGGGCATCGTGACCGAACTCCACACCAACGGCTGGGTGCAGGATGAAAAGGCCTTCGAGAACGCCGCGGCCATCGTGCTCTACAGCAGCGGCGGCGGCGGGCTGCCGTTCCTGCGCGACAACCGCCTCGAAAAGATTGGCGCGCTCATGCAGAAGGGCGTCGGCTTCGGCTGCATCCACTACGCCGTCGAGCCCACGCGCGAGAAGGGCCAGAAGGAATGGCTCGACTGGATCGGCGGCGCGTTCGAGGCCCACTGGAGCGTGAACCCGCACTGGGACGCGGACTTCAAGGAGCTGCCGAGGCATCCCGTCACCCGCGGCGTGAAGCCGTTCAAGACGAATGACGAGTGGTATTTCCACATGCGGTTCCGCGAGGGGATGAAAGACGTGACGCCCATCCTCACCGCCCTCGCACCGGCGACCACGATGAACCGCACCGACGGCACGCACAGCGGCAATCCCGCCGTGCGCGAGGCCGTGAAGAATGGTGCGCCGCAGCACGTGATGTGGGCCGCCACGCGGCCCGACGGCGGGCGGGGCTTCGGCTTCACCGGCGGCCACAACCACCTCGGCTGGCGCAACGACGACCAGCGCAAGCTTGTGCTCAACGCCATCCTCTGGCTCGCGAAGGTCGAAGTGCCCGCCAACGGCGTCGAATCCAAAGTCACCGAGGAAGACATGATGGCGAACCTCGACCCGAAGGGCGGCGCGCGCCCGAAGGCCGCCGCGAAGAAAGAAGAGCCGAAGAAGGACGACGCGAAGAAGTAG
- a CDS encoding DUF1080 domain-containing protein gives MKRTLALLATSLVIATAATAAEVGFKPLFNGKDLAGWEGLPQFWSVKDGAITGQTTAENPTRGNTFLVWRGGTVGDFELRLSYKIVGNNERKQANSGIQYRSKVTDEKAFVVGGYQADFEAGKTYSGILYEERGRGILAQRGQKTVIKEVDGKHKVEAAGTVGKSDEIQAKIKDEDWNDYVVIAKGNHLQHFINGVQTVDVVDEQPSKAAKDGILALQLHAGPPMTVQFRNIRLKELAKTAGLDGTWRVVSGTIDGQPAPQDFVDNVTVTVEGKAYRITHGSEVETGTFTVDDTKSPKAMDVRPGNSADRVIPAIYELDGDTLRICYATKGERPTGFKSEADSGVVFLTYKRK, from the coding sequence ATGAAACGCACGCTCGCCCTTCTCGCCACCAGCCTCGTCATCGCCACCGCCGCCACCGCCGCCGAGGTGGGCTTCAAGCCGCTCTTCAACGGCAAGGACCTCGCCGGGTGGGAGGGCTTGCCGCAGTTTTGGTCCGTCAAGGACGGCGCCATCACCGGCCAGACCACGGCCGAAAACCCGACGCGCGGGAACACTTTTCTCGTCTGGCGCGGCGGGACCGTGGGCGATTTCGAGCTGCGCCTCAGTTACAAGATTGTCGGCAACAACGAGCGGAAGCAGGCGAACTCGGGCATCCAGTATCGCAGCAAGGTGACGGACGAGAAGGCGTTCGTCGTCGGCGGGTATCAGGCAGATTTCGAGGCGGGCAAGACTTACAGCGGGATTCTTTACGAGGAGCGCGGCCGGGGCATCCTCGCGCAACGCGGGCAGAAGACTGTGATCAAGGAAGTGGATGGCAAGCACAAGGTCGAGGCCGCCGGCACGGTCGGCAAGTCCGACGAGATCCAGGCCAAAATCAAGGACGAGGATTGGAACGATTACGTGGTCATCGCGAAGGGCAATCACCTCCAGCACTTCATCAACGGCGTGCAAACGGTGGACGTGGTGGACGAGCAGCCCTCGAAGGCCGCAAAGGACGGCATCCTTGCGCTGCAGCTTCACGCAGGCCCGCCGATGACCGTTCAATTCCGCAACATCCGACTAAAGGAACTTGCAAAAACCGCCGGACTCGACGGCACGTGGAGAGTCGTGTCCGGCACGATTGACGGGCAGCCCGCCCCGCAGGATTTCGTGGACAACGTGACCGTCACCGTCGAGGGCAAGGCGTATCGCATCACGCACGGTAGCGAGGTGGAGACCGGGACGTTCACCGTGGACGACACGAAGTCCCCGAAGGCGATGGACGTGCGCCCCGGAAACAGCGCCGACCGTGTGATTCCCGCCATCTACGAACTGGACGGCGACACGCTGCGCATCTGTTACGCCACCAAGGGCGAGCGCCCGACCGGATTCAAGTCCGAGGCCGACAGCGGCGTGGTCTTCCTCACCTACAAGCGCAAATAG
- a CDS encoding DUF1501 domain-containing protein: MPPGSRHVHSPAHAFSFFQPRVREGLVVHSRRSVLKAGLAGLAGLSLPGLLRARGAAANAGKSIGSHKSVILLWMAGGPSHIDTWDVKPDMPREIRGPFKDIATRLPGVHLCEFLPKQAAMLDKMTIIRSVDCRHSNHQPNTVMQTANLEAEPRLNPRAPMYPGHAAVVAKFRGANQPGMPPAVHLNVRDKTHFAWSGYLGKQFEPFIGDNVSRLFQLPGELSMDRLKSRQTLSQQMDRLRRDLDASGSIEALDRYGQQAFDLVAGQRAQEAFDIAREPQRVLDRYGEHDWSKKALLARRLVEAGVSFVTLDLSNHSASGTWDTHGDNIPPYGGIWNGLRPLLPVFDHLLTTLVSDLEERGLLDEVLVIAMGEFGRTPQLGTQDSTDGRNHWPVVMSMTLAGGGFRHGQVIGSTERDGGQIATRPVTPGDLAATVYHHMGVPLDSTYLDHQQRPVRFIENGEPIRELI; the protein is encoded by the coding sequence ATGCCACCGGGCTCGCGCCACGTTCATTCGCCGGCGCACGCGTTCAGCTTTTTCCAGCCTCGCGTGCGCGAAGGGCTCGTGGTGCACAGCCGCCGCAGCGTGCTCAAGGCCGGCCTTGCGGGACTCGCCGGGCTTTCATTGCCCGGATTGCTCCGCGCGCGCGGCGCGGCGGCGAATGCAGGCAAATCCATCGGCAGCCACAAGTCCGTCATCCTCCTCTGGATGGCCGGCGGGCCCAGCCACATTGACACGTGGGATGTGAAGCCCGACATGCCGCGCGAGATTCGCGGGCCGTTCAAGGACATCGCGACCCGGCTGCCGGGCGTCCACCTCTGCGAGTTTCTGCCGAAGCAGGCCGCGATGCTCGACAAGATGACGATCATCCGCTCGGTGGACTGCCGGCACAGCAATCACCAGCCGAACACGGTGATGCAGACCGCCAACCTCGAGGCCGAGCCGCGCCTCAACCCGCGCGCGCCGATGTATCCCGGCCACGCCGCGGTCGTGGCGAAGTTTCGCGGCGCGAACCAGCCCGGCATGCCGCCCGCGGTTCACCTGAACGTGCGCGACAAGACGCACTTCGCGTGGAGCGGTTATCTTGGCAAGCAATTTGAGCCCTTCATCGGCGACAACGTGAGCCGGCTCTTCCAGCTTCCGGGCGAGCTTTCGATGGACCGATTGAAGTCCCGGCAGACGCTCTCGCAGCAGATGGACCGCCTGCGGCGCGACCTCGACGCGTCGGGCTCCATCGAGGCGCTCGACCGCTACGGGCAGCAGGCGTTCGACCTCGTCGCCGGACAGCGCGCGCAGGAGGCCTTTGACATCGCGCGCGAACCGCAGCGCGTGCTCGACCGCTACGGCGAACACGACTGGTCAAAGAAAGCGCTGCTTGCGCGCCGGCTCGTCGAGGCGGGCGTGAGCTTCGTGACGCTCGACTTGAGCAACCACTCCGCGTCCGGCACGTGGGACACCCACGGCGACAACATCCCGCCCTACGGCGGCATCTGGAACGGGCTGCGCCCGCTGCTGCCGGTGTTCGACCACTTGCTCACGACACTCGTGAGCGACCTCGAGGAGCGCGGGTTGCTGGACGAAGTGCTCGTGATCGCGATGGGCGAGTTCGGCCGCACGCCGCAACTCGGCACGCAGGACAGCACCGATGGCCGCAACCACTGGCCCGTGGTGATGTCCATGACGCTCGCGGGCGGCGGCTTCCGGCACGGGCAGGTGATCGGCTCGACCGAGCGCGACGGCGGGCAGATTGCCACGCGGCCCGTCACGCCCGGCGACCTCGCGGCAACAGTTTACCACCACATGGGCGTGCCGCTGGACTCGACGTATCTCGACCACCAGCAACGCCCCGTGCGCTTCATCGAGAACGGCGAGCCAATCCGGGAGTTGATTTGA
- a CDS encoding DUF1080 domain-containing protein — protein MKSLLAKSALLSAAFASATLFVLAAEQDNWKPEPGYTVLYNGRDLTGWGYRDKEFKPSETFDGKTEASDKRYTAKPGILTVNPHVEGMARFRQLYTVKEFPKDFHLKLEFRAAVNADSGIYLRRPQLQCRDYLVAGPYKDLKKYKAQDWNEIEVTVKGDVATCTCNGEALAFTNKLPATGPIGLEADRGTMEYRRIRIKELP, from the coding sequence ATGAAATCACTCCTCGCCAAGTCCGCGCTGCTGTCAGCCGCGTTCGCCTCCGCCACGTTGTTCGTCCTCGCCGCCGAGCAGGACAACTGGAAACCCGAGCCCGGTTACACCGTGCTTTACAACGGCAGGGACCTCACCGGCTGGGGATATCGCGACAAGGAATTCAAACCGTCCGAGACGTTCGATGGCAAGACCGAGGCGTCCGACAAGCGCTACACGGCCAAGCCCGGCATCCTCACCGTCAACCCGCACGTCGAGGGCATGGCGCGCTTCCGCCAGCTCTACACGGTCAAGGAGTTCCCGAAGGACTTCCACCTCAAGCTCGAGTTCCGCGCCGCGGTGAACGCCGACAGCGGCATTTACCTGCGCCGTCCGCAGCTGCAGTGCCGCGACTACCTCGTGGCCGGCCCTTACAAGGACCTCAAGAAATACAAGGCGCAGGATTGGAACGAAATCGAGGTGACGGTGAAGGGCGACGTGGCCACGTGCACGTGCAACGGCGAGGCGCTGGCCTTCACAAACAAACTGCCCGCCACCGGCCCCATCGGCCTGGAGGCCGACCGCGGCACGATGGAATACCGCCGCATCCGCATCAAGGAACTGCCATGA
- a CDS encoding ketose-bisphosphate aldolase has product MPLTHTRDLFAKALKGRYALGAFNVNNMELLQAIIEACEEEKAPVMLQISKGARQYAHPVYLKKLIEAAVSLSTIPIAVHLDHGDSFELCKQCIDEGFTSVMIDASHETFDKNIEICRSVVDYAHRHNCVVEGELGMLVGAQHDDGEEGGGYSKGGCYTHPDEAVEFVKRSGVDSLAVAIGNSHGAYKFEGEQHLDLERLKAIKKALLDAGMGDYPLVLHGASSVPKDLADEINRFGGKLGEKTKGVPEADIEVARRVGCTKVNIDTDLRLAMTAAIRKVFAENPKEFDPRKYLAPARAKVKELVRHKVRDVLCCAGHAFD; this is encoded by the coding sequence ATGCCACTGACACACACCCGCGACCTCTTCGCCAAGGCCCTGAAGGGCAGATACGCCCTCGGCGCCTTCAACGTGAACAACATGGAACTGCTCCAGGCCATCATCGAGGCCTGCGAGGAGGAAAAGGCCCCGGTGATGCTCCAGATTTCCAAGGGCGCGCGCCAATACGCGCACCCGGTCTATCTCAAGAAACTCATCGAGGCGGCAGTCAGCCTCTCGACCATCCCCATCGCGGTGCATCTCGACCACGGTGACAGCTTCGAGTTGTGCAAGCAGTGCATCGACGAGGGTTTCACCAGCGTGATGATCGACGCGAGCCACGAGACCTTCGACAAGAACATCGAAATCTGCCGCTCGGTCGTCGACTACGCGCACCGGCACAACTGCGTCGTCGAGGGCGAACTCGGCATGCTTGTCGGGGCGCAGCACGACGACGGCGAGGAGGGCGGCGGCTATTCCAAGGGCGGCTGTTACACGCACCCGGACGAGGCGGTGGAATTCGTGAAGCGCTCCGGCGTGGACTCGCTCGCCGTGGCCATCGGCAATTCACACGGCGCCTACAAGTTCGAGGGCGAGCAACACCTCGACCTCGAACGCCTCAAGGCCATCAAGAAGGCGCTGCTCGATGCGGGCATGGGCGATTACCCGCTCGTCCTGCACGGCGCGTCGAGCGTGCCGAAGGACCTGGCCGACGAGATCAACCGTTTCGGCGGCAAGCTCGGCGAGAAGACCAAGGGCGTGCCCGAGGCGGACATCGAGGTCGCGCGCCGCGTGGGCTGCACCAAGGTGAACATCGACACCGACCTGCGCCTCGCGATGACCGCCGCGATCCGCAAGGTGTTCGCCGAGAACCCGAAGGAGTTCGACCCGCGCAAGTATCTCGCCCCCGCCCGCGCCAAGGTGAAGGAACTCGTGCGCCACAAGGTGCGCGACGTCCTCTGCTGCGCGGGGCACGCGTTCGATTGA
- the dusB gene encoding tRNA dihydrouridine synthase DusB, which translates to MRFGPLELKSNLFLSPLAGYTNLPFRLTVREIGGVDLCTTDLVNARSLLERNPKALKLIETCPADRPLAVQLFGSVPEEMRDAALDLEARGIASVDINMGCPVRKVCRVGGGSAMMTELDRTASLVKGMVGVVKIPVTAKMRLGWDDDNLTAPDLARALADVGVAAIFVHGRTREQGFGGTVSLAGIRAVVDAVPGIPVIGNGDVISPEAASRMLDATGCAGVSIGRGAFYDPWIFTRTRRLLETGESAPEPGFGERVRVMCGHLDRMVEVFGEELGCRMFRKVAPWYAKRFGPANEFNKAVVRVNTRAEFQDVLGQYLRWRRQFCDERGELLPRFAPAPMVASFMQGREAAPPAVRREAIPVPKGPVEVW; encoded by the coding sequence ATGCGTTTCGGGCCGCTTGAACTGAAGTCCAACCTGTTCCTCTCGCCGCTGGCGGGCTACACGAACCTGCCGTTCCGGCTCACGGTGCGCGAGATCGGCGGCGTGGACTTGTGCACGACCGACCTCGTCAACGCCCGCTCGCTGCTCGAGCGCAATCCGAAGGCGCTCAAACTCATCGAGACCTGCCCTGCCGATCGACCGCTCGCCGTGCAGCTTTTCGGCTCCGTGCCGGAGGAAATGCGCGACGCCGCGCTCGACCTCGAAGCGCGCGGCATCGCCTCCGTGGACATCAACATGGGCTGTCCCGTGAGGAAGGTCTGCCGCGTCGGCGGCGGCTCCGCGATGATGACGGAGCTCGACCGCACCGCGTCGCTCGTCAAGGGCATGGTCGGCGTGGTGAAGATTCCCGTCACGGCCAAGATGCGGCTCGGCTGGGACGATGACAACCTGACCGCGCCGGACCTGGCGCGCGCGCTTGCGGACGTCGGCGTCGCCGCGATCTTCGTCCATGGCCGCACGCGCGAGCAGGGTTTCGGCGGGACGGTGAGCCTCGCCGGCATCCGCGCGGTGGTGGATGCCGTGCCTGGCATCCCGGTCATCGGCAACGGCGACGTGATTTCGCCCGAGGCTGCGAGCCGGATGCTCGACGCGACGGGTTGCGCCGGCGTGAGCATCGGCCGGGGGGCGTTTTATGATCCCTGGATTTTCACGCGCACGCGGCGGCTGCTCGAAACGGGCGAGTCCGCGCCCGAGCCGGGATTCGGCGAGCGCGTGCGCGTGATGTGCGGCCATCTCGACCGGATGGTGGAGGTGTTCGGCGAGGAACTGGGCTGCCGGATGTTCCGGAAGGTCGCGCCGTGGTATGCGAAGCGGTTCGGGCCCGCGAACGAGTTCAACAAGGCCGTGGTGCGCGTGAACACGCGCGCGGAATTCCAGGACGTGCTCGGTCAATACCTGCGCTGGCGGCGGCAGTTCTGCGATGAGCGCGGCGAGTTGCTGCCGCGCTTCGCGCCCGCGCCGATGGTCGCGTCGTTCATGCAGGGGCGCGAAGCCGCGCCGCCCGCCGTCCGGCGCGAGGCCATCCCCGTCCCGAAGGGCCCGGTCGAAGTCTGGTAG